ATGCTGGACAGCTATATCAATATTTCCATTTGCATACTCAGTTAATGCCGTATTGTAATATTCTTGACATTTGTTACCTGCACTCTTATATCTTGGAAATACTTCAAGACCTGCTAAATTAAGGGGTCCATAACCCCTATGGCTTATGGGATCCATGAAATGTTCCATAGAAGTTACGGGGATGCCAAGTTCTTCACAAAACCAGCCTGTAGATGTTGTTGTGGAATAGTTGTCAGGTTTGTTTGCATCATAATTACTTGTAAAATAATCCGCAAAAAAGGCGGCCCGTTCGAATAGTTTTTTGTTGGTATTTATTATTGCGTCATTTAGCATTATGCGTGGAATTATATATTTAGTGCTATTATGTGTGTACGCATCTGCTTTGGTTGTATTTTCTGGTACTTCAGAATAAAAAACAATCCATGGTCTTCCCTTTTCATCACTATAAATCCCATCATCATACAAAGTAATGCGGTAACTTATATCATTAATAACAGAAGTGAAATATAAGTCATCGAGCGTACCATATAGCATTTTTAGTGCAGGAAATTTGCTGAAAGTAACAATTTCCGCACTGAGTAATGTTAAATATTGTGTCGATATCGATCCATTTAAAGGATTGACAATATATTTAACACCCCATTTTTCAATTCTCAAGTATGGTGCCTGACTACAATTGTAAGTCGGCCCAGAATAACAATAGTTTAATTTGCCTTCAACAAAGTTACATTCTGTTAATTTATTAAACTCTATAGTCTTCACTATTGTAGCAGGATCTAGCCAGATTCCTCCTTGTACTTCAAAATAAGTTGATTGTGCGTACAAAATGTTAGAAAAACCAATAAACATTACCAAGAGTAGCACCTTTTTCATACGTTTCTCCTATTACAATATTGATTTATTTTACATTTAGTTGAAAAAGATAGGTGGCGTATCACTTTAGTAAACCTCTCTGGGTAAAATTTGCTCAATTTATTAATACAGTATTTATGTCGGAAAGTGACATTTGGTGTGCCCATTATTCTTTTGGTGTAAATAATGGATTTAATTCTAAAAAACCACCCAAATCTAATATTTAAAATTAAAATCCTCAATGTCTGAACTTTCTAGCGGAGACATTTAGGCTTTTTATTATTATCAGTGTTTTCGTTACCCAAAATTTATAATATTGTTAATGGTTATTTCCACACAATTAATGTCTAGAATAATAAATATAACAGTTTTGAACAATAATTGTCAAGTGTTTTAAATATTAATAATAATAAATGATACTAACTAATTTTTTAATACACTCAGATCCCAGTTTTGCCTTTAATACTTTATGCTTAGCGGTTTCTACTTAATACGGGGGTAGCTTTACGCCATAAGCTTTCAGCTTTATACTTTTCGCTACCAGCTTACTACTTTGCGGATTCACCTTTCCGGGACGCATGGAGGTCATTGTTAGAGGAGTTCTTGCTTTTCAAACGAAGCAATCCCTCTTTTCATCATGCGGGTTCATCACTGCGGTCCGCTGGTCCCTTTCTGTAACATGCTTGGAGTTCTCTGCGGCACTCGGGGTAGTCATTGCGAGGCTCGGGATGTTATCTACCAGACTCTGGACGGTCTCTGCGAGACTCGGGATGGTTTCTGCGAGACTCAGGACGGTCTCTGCAACACTCGGGACGGTCTCTGCAAGACTCGGGGCGGGCTCTGCGAAACTCGGGACGGCCTCTGTAAGACTCGGGTCACCCTCAGCGATACTCTTGGCGGTCTCTGTAAGACTGATGAGTGTCTCTGCGTCATTGACGGTCAGCTCTGCCTAATGTTTGGCGACCTAAACCCCATGTTTGGTGACCTCTACCCATTGTTTGGCTGGCTTTACAGTGCGCGCAACGGCCTGTGCGCAGGATTACAATCGTTTATTTACCAAGAAGTTGTACACATATACCGTTTTCCCGGTTCAAACAGCAAACCCCCGGTCTTTTTAAAGACCGGGGGTTTGTTTCCTGGATATTGTAGAGACCCATCGCGCTATGTCCCTGCCGGTATTGGTTCCGGGTGTATTAACCCCTTTGTGTTTTTGTGCTTTCTGTGGCTATTATAACCCAGGGGGCAAAGGTTACTTCTTCTCCTCTTTCTCCTTCTGGGCCTCGGCGATGATCTTCTGGGTGGTCTCATACGGCACGTCCTCGTAGTGCGAGAACTCCATCTCAAAACTGCCCCGGCCCTGGGTCATGGAGCGCAAGGCTGTGGAATACTTGTACATCTCGCCCTGGGGCACGGTGGCTTTCACCACCTGCATCCCCTTGGCTGATTCCATCCCCTGGATCCGTCCCCGCCGGGAGTTAAGGTCGCCCATCACCTGGCCGGCGAATTCCTCGGGGGCGGTCACCTCCAGCTTCATCACCGGCTCCAACAGCACCGGGCTGGCGTCCAGCACGCCCTGCTTAAGGGCGTGGACCGCCGCGATCTCGAAGCTGGTGCCGGCCGAGTCCACCGGGTGGTAGGAGCCGAAGTGCAGGGTGGCTTTGACGTCCACGATGTGATAGCCGGCCACCGCGCCTTCGTTCATGGCCGCCCTGACCCCCTTTTCCACCGAGGGGATGAAGTTGTTGGGGACCACCCCGCCCACGATGGCGTCCACGAACTCAAAGCCCGAGCCGCGGGGCATGGGCTCCAGCCGCAGCACCACGTGCCCGTACTGGCCGTGCCCGCCGGTCTGCTTCTTGTGCTTGTATTCGGAATGCTCCACCTTCTTGGTGATGGTCTCGCGGTATGGTATCCGGGGTTTCAGCAGGTTGACCTCCACGTTGTACTTCCGCTTCAGACGGCCGACCATCAGATCCAGGTGCAGCTCGCCCAGACCGTTGATCAGGGTCTGCCTGATCTCGGGCACGAAGCCGTAGGTGAAGGTGGGGTCCTCGTCCCGGATCTTGGAGAGGCCGGTGGTCAGCTTGCCTTCGTCGTCCTTGGATTTGGGCTCCACCGCGATGGAGATGGAGGCCTTGGGCTGGATGATGGCCGGCAGGATCACCGGGTGGGCCTTTTGGCCGATGGTGTCGCCGGTGCCGGAGTCCTTGAGCTTGACCGCGATCCCGATGTCTCCGGTGCCGATCTTGGTGGCGTCGGCCCGTTCCTTGCCCAGGGGGTAGAACAGCTGGCCGAATTTCTCGGCCTTGCTCCGGGAGCAGTTGTAAAGCTCGGTGCCGGTTTCAATGGACCCGGAATAGACCCGGAAGAAGTTCAGGTTGCCGGCGTGGGGCTCGATCGAGGTCTTGAACATGAAGGCCAGGGGCTGGCCGGCCGGGTCGCATTTGATCTCCACCTGCTCGTCGGTGCCGGCCTTGACCGCGCTGACCGTTTTGATGTTGGCGGCCGAGGGGAAGGAGATGTTGACGATGGAGACAAAGGCCTTGATGCCTATCTCAAAATATCCGTCGCCGGCGAACACCGGCACTATCTTCTGGCTGGCGATGCCGGTCTTCAAACCGTTGGCGATCTCGGCCTCGCTTAGGGGCTCGCCGCTGAGGTATTTTTCCATCAGAGCGTCGTCGGTCTCGGCGGCGGATTCCACCAGCCGCTCCCGGAACTTCTTGGCCTTGTCGGCCAGCTCGGCCGGTATCTCGGCCTCTGTGGATTTGCCGTTCTCCTCGGACCAGGCCTTCATCCGGGTCAGGTCTATCACCCCTTTAAGGCCGGCCTGCTCGCCCCAGGGCAGGGTCATGGCCGTCAGGTGGTTGCCGAACATGTCCTGGGCCTGTTCCAGTGTCCGGTAAAAATCGGAATGCTCTTTTTTGATCCGGGTGATGAACAGGGCCCGGGGCAGGTTCATCTCGTCGGCGTACTTCCAGGTCTTGTCGGTGCCCACCTCTATGCCGGAGACAGCCTGGGCCACTATCACGGCGCAGTCGGCCACCCTCAGGCCGGCCTTGACCTCGCCGGCGAAGTCGGCGTAGCCCGGGGTGTCGATGATGTTGATCTTGTGGTCCCCGTATTCGCAGGCCGCCAGGGCCGAGGAAATGGAGATCTTGCGGGTCACCTCATCGGGGTCGAAGTCGAACATGGTATTGCCGTCGTCCACCCGGCCCAGCCGTTCGACCGGCCGGACCAGATGCATCAAAGCCTCGGCCAAAGTTGTTTTTCCGCAGCCGCCGTGTCCGGCCAGCACTAAGTTGTGGATCTTTTCGGCAGTATAGGTTTTCAAAAAAGTTCCTCCCCTCAGTATATTATGTGAAAATTTTATTTGGCTATAGAAAATTTATTATAGCAGGCTTAAACCTTAAAAGTCAATATCAATCAAACAGGAAGCAAATAAATAAATGGGAAATAGGAACTGGGAAACTGTTTGCTAACTGTATCCAGGCTATAGCTCCCCTTTATTTCATTCACTTCCGATTTCCCATTTGAATATTTCCTATTTATTCTGCTCCTGTTGCTGTCCCTGGTCTTTCAGCGCCGAATGGCGGTTGAATATCCGCATGGAGTCGTTGAAGATGGTCCAGGCAAAAAGCATGATGATGAACCCGAACCCGATCTGCTGGATCACCATCTGAACCTTGTTGGACAACGGTTTCTTGCGCAGGCCCTCCAGCAGGCAGAAGAAGATCACTCCCCCGTCCATGATGGGAAGCGGCAGCAGGTTTATCACCATCAGGCTGATGGACAGCACCGCCATCAGGAACAGCAGATCGGAGAAACCCTTTTGGGCGGTCTGGCCGGCCATCTGGCCGATCATCATTATCCCGCCCAGCTGTTTGGCGTTTTTGGGCTTGGTGGCAATATTGCCCAGCAGGCTGTAGGTGCGCCCCACAATGCTGGAAGTGTTCAAAAAGGCCGCGGTCAAGGATTCTAGCGGACCCAGCCGGATCTTATAACTGCCGAACTGGATAGGCGTCACCCCGATCACCCCCACTTTGCCATAGCCGGGCATGTCCTGCTCTATCGGAACGATCTTCAGATCCAGGGTGTCACCCTGGCGCAGTACTTTTAGACCGACTTCCTTGTCGGCATTTTTGTATATGGTGAGCCGCATCTCGTCCCAGCTGTTGACCGGCTGGCCGTTGATCGACAGCACCAGGTCGCCCTTGGTAAGCCCGGCCTGATAGGCCGGCATGCCCAGGGTCACCTCGCCCAGCTGGGGCTGGATGCTGGGCTCCAGGCCGGCATGCCAGGGCTTTTCACTGGTGGAGGAAACATTAAGTTCGCTGACCGCGCCCTCCCGGGCAATGCCCACAGTCAGGGCATCGGCAGACTTGGCCTTGGCCAGGCTATCGGTAACGAGCTGTATCTGGTGCCAGGAGCTTATCGCCCGGCCCTGGATGGAGACAATGATATCGCCCGGCCGGATACCCATCTGCTGGGCCGCCGTGCCGGCCTGGACCTTGGAGATCACCGGGGCAAAGTCCGGCACCCGGATCCCGGCAAAGCCGATCAGGATGAACAGCAGAAAGGCGAATATCAGATTCACCGCCGGACCCATGAACGCCATGAAGACCCTGCCCCACCAGGGCGCGGCCATGTAGTCGCCGGGCTGTACCTGGTAGTTATCCTCAAAGGCCTCTTCACCGGCCAGCTTGACGTAGCCGCCCAGGGGCAGGGCCGAGAGGATGAACTCGGTGTCGCCTTTTTTGAAACCCGCCAGCTTGGGACCGGACCCCAGCGAGAACTTAAGGACCTTGATCCCGACCTTCCGGGCCGCCCAATAGTGGCCCAGCTCGTGAACGAAGACCAGTACTCCCAGTACGAACAATGTTGCCAGAATGGTGATGATCATTTATATCTCCAGTTTAGTAAATTATTCCGGTCAATCCCAAAACGCCTATTATATTGGTGGACTTTTCCTCTTCGCCAAACTTCAGGTAATCCAGCCCAAAGGAGATGCCCAAATGCGGTCTGGGCTGCAGCAACACACCGGCTCCGATCCTGATGGCGTTGTCATTGTAAAAGTCAGATGTCAGCAAGTCGTATTCAAAGGCGGCAAAGGGAATAACTTTGCTGTCTTTCCTGCCATGGTAATAAGCCAGGCGGGGGCCGATCAAATTCGCCGAAAAACTGTACCCATCATCATAATAGTAGTATGAATAATCTTCGTGATCGCTTTCCCACTTATAGGTCATTGACAAGACGCCTAAAGTTCCACCAAGAGAAAATCCATCAGTCACAAAATAATTGGCGTTGAGCAATATTGAATACATCGATGTTCTATAGTTTGTTTCATGTTCGGTTATTATGGTTGTCCCCGTAGACCAGTCATAATCATACTCAGGATACGATTCTACGCTCTTATTGTAAAAATACAAGCCATTACAACTAAAAAGCACCGTTCCCGTCAACCCGTTATTTTTCAGGCTTCCACTTTTTGTCATTGCCTGAGCGGCTGTCATTACGGGGATTTCCGTTGCAATTGGTGTTTCCTGGACCTGGGGTGGGTCGCTGATCGGAGACTGGATGCTGTCGCCCACGACTGGGACAGTTTCGGTCTGGGCCTGGATACCGGTGAAGGAAAACATCAGTATCATTGAGCATAGCACGATAACGGTTCTCATTTCCCACTCCTTTTTTGGCTTTGTTTTGTGTCTTATGTGCACATTCGGCTTGGACTTCGGCTGGCTCAGTCTGGCAGCTCAGGGCATGCTTTTGTGGTAAAAAATAAACTATGGTATCATCACTTCCAACTGCATTCCCGCCTCGGTCTTCCGGGTGGTCTCGTTTTCGTAATCTCTGATCTCCCGGACGGCTTTCAGGTCCAGCCTGGCCCATTTCCCAAAACCATACCTTAAGACCACTGCATCGCGGCGGCCCCGCCCCCAATAGCCATGGAACGAGGCGTCGTTCAAAAGCTCCGGCTCGGAGGCGTAA
This bacterium DNA region includes the following protein-coding sequences:
- the fusA gene encoding elongation factor G, producing the protein MKTYTAEKIHNLVLAGHGGCGKTTLAEALMHLVRPVERLGRVDDGNTMFDFDPDEVTRKISISSALAACEYGDHKINIIDTPGYADFAGEVKAGLRVADCAVIVAQAVSGIEVGTDKTWKYADEMNLPRALFITRIKKEHSDFYRTLEQAQDMFGNHLTAMTLPWGEQAGLKGVIDLTRMKAWSEENGKSTEAEIPAELADKAKKFRERLVESAAETDDALMEKYLSGEPLSEAEIANGLKTGIASQKIVPVFAGDGYFEIGIKAFVSIVNISFPSAANIKTVSAVKAGTDEQVEIKCDPAGQPLAFMFKTSIEPHAGNLNFFRVYSGSIETGTELYNCSRSKAEKFGQLFYPLGKERADATKIGTGDIGIAVKLKDSGTGDTIGQKAHPVILPAIIQPKASISIAVEPKSKDDEGKLTTGLSKIRDEDPTFTYGFVPEIRQTLINGLGELHLDLMVGRLKRKYNVEVNLLKPRIPYRETITKKVEHSEYKHKKQTGGHGQYGHVVLRLEPMPRGSGFEFVDAIVGGVVPNNFIPSVEKGVRAAMNEGAVAGYHIVDVKATLHFGSYHPVDSAGTSFEIAAVHALKQGVLDASPVLLEPVMKLEVTAPEEFAGQVMGDLNSRRGRIQGMESAKGMQVVKATVPQGEMYKYSTALRSMTQGRGSFEMEFSHYEDVPYETTQKIIAEAQKEKEEKK
- the rseP gene encoding RIP metalloprotease RseP codes for the protein MIITILATLFVLGVLVFVHELGHYWAARKVGIKVLKFSLGSGPKLAGFKKGDTEFILSALPLGGYVKLAGEEAFEDNYQVQPGDYMAAPWWGRVFMAFMGPAVNLIFAFLLFILIGFAGIRVPDFAPVISKVQAGTAAQQMGIRPGDIIVSIQGRAISSWHQIQLVTDSLAKAKSADALTVGIAREGAVSELNVSSTSEKPWHAGLEPSIQPQLGEVTLGMPAYQAGLTKGDLVLSINGQPVNSWDEMRLTIYKNADKEVGLKVLRQGDTLDLKIVPIEQDMPGYGKVGVIGVTPIQFGSYKIRLGPLESLTAAFLNTSSIVGRTYSLLGNIATKPKNAKQLGGIMMIGQMAGQTAQKGFSDLLFLMAVLSISLMVINLLPLPIMDGGVIFFCLLEGLRKKPLSNKVQMVIQQIGFGFIIMLFAWTIFNDSMRIFNRHSALKDQGQQQEQNK